From the Pongo pygmaeus isolate AG05252 chromosome X, NHGRI_mPonPyg2-v2.0_pri, whole genome shotgun sequence genome, one window contains:
- the LOC129024889 gene encoding LOW QUALITY PROTEIN: endogenous retrovirus group K member 6 Env polyprotein-like (The sequence of the model RefSeq protein was modified relative to this genomic sequence to represent the inferred CDS: substituted 2 bases at 2 genomic stop codons), which translates to MNPSEMQRKAPLRRRRHRNRAPSAHKMNEIVISEEQMKLPSTKKAELPTWAQLKKLTQLATKCLENTKVTQTPESMLLAALMIVSTVVSLPMPAGAAAANYTYWAYVPFLSLIQAVTWMDNPIEVYVHDSVWVPGPTDDRCPAKPEEEGMMINISIGYHYPPICLGRATGCLMPAVQNWLVEVPTVSPNSRFTYHMVSGMSLRPRVNYLQDFSYQRSLKFRPKGKPCPKEISKGSKNTEALVWEECVANSAVILQNSEFGTIIDWAPRGQFYHNCSGQTQLCPSAQVSPAVDSDLIESLDKYKHKKXQSFYLWEWGEKGISTPRPKVISPVSGPEHPELWRLTVASHRIRIWSGNQTLETRDHKPFYTIDLNSSLTVPLQSCIKPPYMLVVGNIVIKPDSQTITCENCRLFTCIDSTFNQQHRILLVRAREGVWIPVSMDRLWEASPSIHILTEVLKGILNRSKRFIFTLIAVIMGLIAVTATAAVAGVALHSSVQSVNFVNDXQKNSTRLWNSQSGIDQKLANQINDLRQTVIWMGDRLMSLEYHFQLQCDWNTSDFCITPQIYNESEHHSDMVRRHLQGREDNLTLDISKLKEQIFEASKAHLNLVPGTKAITGVADGLANLNPVTWVKTIESTMIINFILILVCLFCLLLVCRCTQQLRRDSDHRERAMMTMAVLSKRKGGNVGKSKRDQIVNVSV; encoded by the coding sequence ATGAACCCATCGGAGATGCAAAGAAAAGCACCTCTGCGGAGACGGAGACACCGCAATCGAGCACCGTCGGCTCACAAGATGAACGAAATAGTGATATCAGAAGAACAGATGAAGTTGCCATCCACCAAGAAGGCAGAGCTGCCGACTTGGGCACAACTAAAGAAGCTGACGCAGTTAGCTACAAAATGTCTAGAGAACACAAAGGTGACACAAACTCCAGAGAGTATGCTGCTTGCAGCCTTGATGATTGTATCAACGGTGGTAAGTCTCCCTATGCCTGCAGGAGCAGCTGCAGCTAATTATACCTACTGGGCCTATGTGCCTTTCCTGTCCTTAATTCAGGCAGTCACATGGATGGATAATCCTATAGAAGTATATGTTCATGATAGTGTATGGGTACCTGGCCCCACAGATGATCGCTGCCCTGCCAAACCTGAAGAAGAAGGGATGATGATAAATATTTCCATTGGGTATCATTATCCTCCTATTTGCCTAGGGAGAGCAACAGGATGCTTAATGCCTGCAGTCCAAAATTGGTTGGTAGAAGTACCTACTGTCAGTCCTAACAGTAGATTTACTTATCACATGGTAAGCGGGATGTCACTCAGGCCACGGGTAAATTATTTACAAGACTTTTCTTACCAAAGATCATTAAAATTTAGACCTAAAGGGAAACCTTGCCCCAAGGAAATTTCCAAAGGATCAAAAAATACAGAAGCCTTAGTTTGGGAAGAATGTGTGGCCAATAGTGCGGTTATATTACAAAACAGTGAATTCGGAACTATTATAGATTGGGCACCTCGAGGTCAATTCTACCACAATTGCTCAGGACAAACTCAGTTGTGTCCAAGTGCACAAGTGAGTCCAGCTGTTGATAGCGACTTAATAGAAAGTCTAGACAAATATAAGCATAAAAAATGACAGTCTTTCTACCTTTGGgaatggggagaaaaaggaatctCTACCCCAAGACCAAAAGTAATAAGTCCTGTCTCTGGTCCTGAACATCCAGAATTGTGGAGGCTTACTGTGGCCTCACACCGCATTAGGATTTGGTCTGGAAATCAAACTTTAGAAACAAGAGACCATAAGCCATTTTATACTATCGACCTAAATTCCAGTCTAACGGTTCCTTTACAAAGTTGCATAAAGCCCCCTTATATGCTAGTTGTAGGAAATATAGTTATTAAACCAGACTCACAAACTATAACCTGTGAAAATTGCAGATTGTTTACTTGCATTGATTCAACTTTTAATCAGCAGCACCGTATTCTGCTGGTGAGAGCAAGAGAAGGTGTGTGGATCCCTGTGTCCATGGACCGACTGTGGGAGGCCTCACCATCCATCCATATTTTGACTGAAGTattaaaaggcattttaaatagatccaaaagattcatttttactttaattgcaGTGATTATGGGACTAATTGCAGTCACAGCCACGGCTGCTGTGGCAGGAGTTGCGTTGCACTCTTCTGTTCAGTCAGTAAACTTTGTTAATGATTGacaaaaaaattctacaagaCTGTGGAATTCACAATCTGGTATtgatcaaaaattggcaaatcaaattaatgatcttaGACAAACTGTCATTTGGATGGGAGACAGACTCATGAGCTTAGAATATCATTTCCAGTTACAATGTGACTGGAATACGTCAGATTTTTGTATTACACCCCAAATTTATAATGAGTCTGAGCATCACTCGGATATGGTTAGACGCCATCTACAAGGAAGAGAAGATAATCTCACTTTAGacatttccaaattaaaagaacaaattttcGAAGCATCAAAAGCCCATTTAAATTTGGTGCCAGGAACTAAGGCAATTACAGGAGTTGCTGATGGCCTTGCAAATCTTAACCCTGTCACTTGGGTTAAGACCATTGAAAGTACTATGATTATAAATTTCATATTAATCCTTGTGTGCCTGTTTTGTCTGTTGTTAGTCTGCAGGTgcacccaacagctccgaagagacagcgaccatcgagaacgggccatgatgacgatggcaGTTTTgtcgaaaagaaaagggggaaatgtggggaaaagcaagagagatcagattgttaatgtgtctgtatag